One window of the Natronomonas marina genome contains the following:
- a CDS encoding acyl-CoA dehydrogenase family protein, with the protein MDIGPSQEHRLLVDSAKDIIDGFGETYFRDKRMEGEEPEEFVDAIADAGFFGIPLPTEYGGEGMGMLDLVYAIEALGEAGGWDALGQFTLNTVFGGLVTAKYGTEAQKEEYLPGIASGDVNWALGVTEPNTGLNMLRTSTVADRDGEEFVVNGEKVFTSGLDKADGYTLLARTTDVSEVDRRSDGLTVFIVDPDDPAIEYEEIDLDMYWPAGEGTYTVHIDDLRVHESNVMGEVDGGFAPIFDVLNPERISTAAEHLGRGKWALSEAVDRAKEREVWGEPIGSHQGVQFPLAESYADLESASTMVKRAAAAYDTGADRIEELTNIAHLKAGRAGYQAADAAVETFGGSSFVSEYGIAAVWSLSRHQKIAPIPDNMKLNSIANNVLGLPRSYGI; encoded by the coding sequence ATGGATATCGGGCCCAGCCAAGAGCATCGACTACTCGTCGACTCGGCGAAGGACATCATCGACGGCTTCGGTGAGACGTACTTCCGGGACAAGCGGATGGAGGGCGAAGAGCCCGAGGAGTTCGTCGACGCCATCGCCGACGCGGGGTTTTTCGGTATCCCGCTACCCACCGAGTACGGCGGAGAGGGGATGGGGATGCTCGATCTGGTGTACGCGATCGAGGCCCTCGGCGAGGCCGGCGGGTGGGATGCCCTGGGCCAGTTCACGCTGAACACGGTCTTCGGGGGGCTGGTGACGGCGAAGTACGGGACCGAGGCGCAAAAGGAGGAGTACCTCCCCGGTATCGCGTCGGGCGACGTCAACTGGGCGCTGGGCGTGACCGAGCCGAACACGGGGCTGAACATGCTTCGAACGTCCACCGTCGCGGACCGCGACGGCGAGGAGTTCGTCGTCAACGGCGAGAAGGTGTTTACGTCGGGGCTGGACAAGGCGGACGGATACACGCTCCTCGCGCGCACCACCGACGTTTCCGAGGTGGACCGGCGTTCGGATGGCCTCACGGTATTCATCGTCGACCCGGACGACCCGGCCATCGAGTACGAGGAGATCGACCTCGACATGTACTGGCCGGCGGGCGAAGGGACCTACACGGTCCACATCGACGATCTGCGCGTCCACGAGTCCAACGTCATGGGGGAGGTCGATGGCGGGTTCGCCCCGATATTCGATGTCCTGAACCCCGAACGGATAAGCACGGCCGCCGAACACCTCGGGCGCGGAAAGTGGGCACTGTCGGAGGCGGTCGACCGGGCCAAGGAACGGGAGGTGTGGGGCGAACCGATCGGCTCTCATCAGGGCGTCCAGTTCCCGCTCGCGGAGTCGTACGCCGACCTCGAGTCGGCCAGTACCATGGTGAAGCGAGCGGCAGCCGCCTACGATACCGGCGCCGACCGCATCGAGGAACTGACGAACATCGCCCACCTGAAGGCCGGACGCGCCGGCTACCAGGCGGCGGACGCCGCCGTCGAAACCTTCGGCGGGAGCAGTTTCGTCTCCGAGTACGGCATCGCCGCGGTGTGGAGCCTCTCGCGCCACCAGAAGATCGCCCCGATACCGGACAACATGAAGCTCAACTCCATCGCGAACAACGTCTTGGGCCTCCCGCGGTCCTACGGGATCTGA
- a CDS encoding cupin domain-containing protein translates to MGYSKIHLDEAEDRARTPAEPVVRAIGYELRDAGDSRPREMRFNYFYYEEGDTARRHRQEKQEELLFVVDGRIEVEVDDEVFTASTGDFVVIDPDSWRQVRALADTELLAVGAPNVADDHVIDESTDPA, encoded by the coding sequence ATGGGGTACTCGAAGATACACCTCGACGAGGCCGAAGACAGGGCCCGAACGCCGGCGGAACCCGTGGTACGAGCCATCGGCTACGAGTTGCGCGACGCGGGCGACTCCCGGCCGCGGGAGATGCGTTTCAATTACTTCTACTACGAGGAGGGCGATACCGCTCGGCGACACCGGCAGGAAAAACAGGAAGAGCTGCTGTTCGTGGTCGACGGGCGGATCGAAGTCGAGGTCGACGACGAGGTGTTTACGGCGAGCACGGGGGACTTCGTCGTGATCGATCCCGACTCGTGGCGACAGGTCCGGGCACTCGCTGATACGGAACTCCTCGCCGTCGGTGCCCCGAACGTCGCCGACGATCACGTAATCGACGAGAGCACCGACCCCGCCTGA
- a CDS encoding CaiB/BaiF CoA transferase family protein, giving the protein MSNNGFHGYRGEELPLSGITVVDLTQIVAGPFATMTFGDLGAEVIKVEAVGRGDRCRNIDPIPEYFDAVNRNKRSVGIDLKSEAGQRIVREMVSDADVFVESTKPGRIESYNLSYEELREVNPELVYCSITGFGTDSPYENLPAWDMLVQAMSGAMSMTGEEDGPPVWSGLPSGDLIASMYAVQSVLAALFARERGSIRTEWIEVPMLDAAISWLTVRAGYTFGTGEPFPRSGDHHPSLAPFGVFDCNGDRLVIAAGTPSLWRDFCSVIGREDLLADDRFSTMSDRGENVEVLTEIIEAELATDSSERWVERLQAADVPAGPIHDTETVWEDPHVRKRNLHRVMERPDRQDADVIDHPVHFSALATQLATPPERLGESSAELLARYGYDGEDIERLVEEGVVE; this is encoded by the coding sequence ATGAGCAACAACGGGTTCCACGGCTACCGTGGTGAGGAACTCCCGCTGTCGGGGATCACGGTCGTCGATCTCACACAGATCGTCGCCGGGCCGTTTGCGACGATGACGTTCGGCGATCTCGGCGCCGAGGTGATCAAAGTCGAGGCGGTCGGGCGGGGCGACCGATGCCGGAACATCGATCCGATCCCGGAGTACTTCGACGCCGTCAACCGGAACAAGCGGAGCGTCGGGATCGACCTCAAGTCCGAGGCGGGACAGCGGATCGTCCGGGAGATGGTCAGCGACGCCGACGTGTTCGTCGAATCGACGAAACCGGGCCGGATAGAGTCGTACAACCTCTCCTACGAGGAGCTCCGTGAGGTCAACCCGGAACTCGTCTACTGTTCTATCACCGGGTTCGGGACGGACAGTCCCTACGAGAACCTGCCCGCCTGGGACATGCTCGTCCAGGCGATGAGCGGGGCCATGAGCATGACCGGCGAGGAGGACGGCCCCCCCGTCTGGTCGGGACTTCCGAGCGGCGACCTGATCGCGTCGATGTACGCCGTACAGAGCGTTCTCGCCGCGCTCTTTGCGAGGGAACGCGGATCGATACGGACCGAGTGGATCGAGGTGCCGATGCTGGACGCGGCGATATCCTGGCTCACCGTCCGTGCCGGCTACACGTTCGGGACGGGAGAGCCGTTCCCGCGGTCCGGCGATCACCACCCCTCGCTGGCCCCGTTCGGTGTGTTCGACTGCAACGGCGACCGGCTGGTGATCGCCGCGGGGACGCCCTCCCTGTGGCGGGACTTCTGTTCGGTCATCGGCCGGGAGGACCTGCTGGCGGACGATCGGTTCTCGACGATGAGCGACCGGGGCGAAAACGTCGAGGTACTGACCGAGATCATCGAGGCCGAACTCGCAACCGACAGCAGCGAGCGGTGGGTCGAACGCCTCCAGGCTGCCGACGTTCCCGCCGGCCCGATCCACGACACCGAGACCGTCTGGGAGGACCCCCACGTCCGGAAACGCAATCTCCACCGCGTGATGGAACGGCCCGACCGACAGGACGCCGACGTCATCGACCATCCGGTCCACTTCTCCGCGCTTGCGACCCAGCTTGCGACGCCGCCGGAGCGACTCGGCGAGAGCAGCGCCGAACTGCTGGCCCGCTACGGGTACGACGGTGAGGACATCGAACGGCTCGTCGAGGAAGGCGTCGTCGAGTGA
- a CDS encoding enoyl-CoA hydratase/isomerase family protein — MEEEFQTTRARFDETTGIGHLTLNRPEALNALSEQLRTDIVDGLRWLESHNEDADGIALRAVVVEGAEGNFCAGADITEFGDDSPGASSERYHYDFVMDFPVPIVAKIRGYCLGGGLETAMACDFRFADADARLGLPEVDLGLIPGAGGVQFISRLANPSVAKEIAMTGEHIGAERARELGIVNRVPDDLDATTAEFAETIASKPPLAIQALKDAANTAVQTGLREGCRYDRRLFEPLIETEDFQEGARAFTEDDYEPEFVGR; from the coding sequence ATGGAGGAGGAATTCCAGACGACGAGGGCTCGGTTCGACGAGACGACGGGCATCGGTCACCTGACGCTGAATCGACCAGAGGCGCTGAACGCACTCAGCGAGCAGCTTCGAACGGACATCGTCGACGGGCTCCGGTGGCTGGAAAGCCACAACGAGGACGCCGACGGCATCGCGTTGCGCGCCGTCGTCGTCGAGGGCGCCGAGGGGAACTTCTGTGCCGGCGCGGACATAACGGAGTTCGGCGACGACTCCCCGGGAGCGAGTTCCGAACGGTACCACTACGACTTCGTCATGGACTTTCCCGTCCCGATCGTGGCGAAGATCCGGGGCTACTGTCTCGGCGGCGGGCTCGAGACCGCGATGGCCTGTGACTTCCGGTTCGCCGACGCGGACGCGAGGCTCGGGTTGCCCGAAGTTGATCTCGGGCTCATCCCGGGGGCCGGCGGCGTGCAGTTCATCAGCCGGTTGGCCAACCCGTCGGTCGCCAAGGAGATAGCGATGACCGGCGAACACATCGGGGCCGAACGGGCACGGGAACTCGGCATCGTGAACCGCGTTCCCGACGACCTCGATGCGACGACGGCGGAGTTCGCCGAGACGATCGCGTCGAAGCCGCCGCTGGCGATACAGGCGCTCAAGGACGCCGCGAACACGGCCGTCCAGACGGGGCTCCGGGAGGGCTGTCGGTACGACCGGCGGCTGTTCGAGCCCTTGATCGAAACCGAGGACTTCCAGGAAGGCGCTCGCGCGTTCACCGAGGACGATTACGAGCCGGAGTTCGTGGGCCGCTAG
- a CDS encoding cupin domain-containing protein, whose protein sequence is MEETDVEADEPPSFEITRPDERPASRMIKRLCKTDLLSGTVQVLEPGAGNVMHSHSGQDGFWMVLEGQARFYGDGDEVVEELEAHEGVVIPRETKYWFDNPGDEDLVLLHVAAYSETTQDQAEYYGPRDELDFAVYDTDESLLGR, encoded by the coding sequence ATGGAAGAAACCGACGTAGAGGCGGACGAGCCGCCGTCATTCGAGATCACGAGACCCGACGAGCGACCGGCCAGCCGGATGATCAAACGGCTCTGCAAGACGGACCTGCTGAGCGGGACGGTACAGGTCCTCGAGCCGGGTGCGGGGAACGTGATGCACAGCCACAGCGGCCAGGACGGGTTCTGGATGGTGCTGGAGGGGCAGGCCAGGTTCTACGGTGACGGCGACGAGGTCGTCGAGGAGCTCGAAGCGCACGAGGGCGTCGTGATTCCGCGAGAGACGAAGTACTGGTTCGACAACCCCGGCGACGAGGACCTCGTGCTGTTGCACGTCGCAGCCTACTCCGAGACCACGCAGGATCAGGCGGAGTACTACGGTCCGCGGGACGAACTCGACTTCGCGGTGTACGACACCGACGAGTCCCTCCTGGGTCGATAA
- a CDS encoding HpcH/HpaI aldolase family protein produces MKTTNKVKEKLEDGEVVIGATTVANHPTEIELLGGVGFDFVWLDTEHVNGSPYDSDLLEHKARAADCADTEILIRVPTTDPVMIRKILDTGIRNITLPRVQTAEEVAEVARAASFKYVEELDWDHGGAVTPPDRGTRGASHARVTEFGAREGSVALESDENVMLGVVIEDYEAIPNIDEILSVPGVGYTIFGPYCMSISIGKPGEYDHPKIQDARETFVEAATKHDVPILQSVAGMEPEGGGDVDYGELETAKEYIDRGKPYQMFRVQSGSGLVRRGTGEQLATLQAHLEET; encoded by the coding sequence ATGAAAACCACGAACAAGGTGAAGGAGAAACTGGAGGACGGCGAGGTCGTGATCGGGGCGACGACGGTCGCAAACCACCCGACAGAGATCGAGTTGCTGGGCGGGGTCGGGTTCGACTTCGTCTGGCTCGACACGGAACACGTCAACGGGAGCCCGTACGATTCCGACCTGCTGGAACACAAGGCGCGGGCGGCCGACTGCGCCGACACCGAGATACTGATCCGGGTTCCGACGACCGACCCCGTCATGATCCGGAAGATCCTCGATACGGGCATCCGCAATATCACCCTCCCGCGCGTCCAGACGGCCGAGGAGGTCGCGGAAGTCGCCAGGGCGGCCTCGTTCAAGTACGTCGAGGAACTGGACTGGGATCACGGCGGGGCGGTGACGCCCCCTGATCGCGGCACCCGGGGCGCCAGCCACGCCCGCGTGACCGAGTTCGGCGCCCGAGAGGGCTCCGTCGCCCTCGAGAGCGACGAGAACGTCATGCTCGGCGTCGTCATCGAGGACTACGAGGCGATCCCGAACATCGACGAGATACTGTCGGTCCCGGGGGTGGGCTACACCATCTTCGGGCCCTACTGTATGTCTATCTCGATCGGAAAGCCCGGCGAGTACGACCACCCGAAGATACAGGACGCTCGGGAAACGTTCGTCGAGGCCGCGACGAAACACGACGTGCCGATCCTGCAGTCCGTAGCCGGTATGGAGCCGGAGGGCGGGGGCGACGTCGACTACGGAGAGCTGGAAACGGCCAAGGAGTACATCGACCGCGGGAAGCCGTATCAGATGTTCCGCGTCCAGAGCGGCTCCGGGCTCGTACGGCGGGGGACCGGCGAACAACTGGCGACGCTGCAGGCACACCTCGAAGAGACGTAG
- a CDS encoding acyl-CoA dehydrogenase family protein: MQGRTEEQRMLVDSLEELAENEFAERAFDWEGEIPLENVDVLADRGFFGINISEEYGGGGMTEFESILAIEAIGRICPDTAHYYSQQELLGPRALEMFGTETAKEEYLPPVTAGEDGIAIAISEPEAGSDVKAMNTTVEDNGDGTLVVDGEKTWVSLFPECSTAVTWVKYPEGLGTILLPLDAPGIEVQNHYVNMVGHTQTHFVIDEVTVPETNVLTRGREAFDEQLKALNWERLSVGALSNGIALCALDKALDYADQRSQFGRDIGEFQGIQWKLADMATKIETSRALVYESGRQALEAGRVPDPMRSSIVKLYSPNVAQEVIDESLQIHGGNGYQQGHPLEYLYRLVRGYRIGGGTDEIQRNTIAKLLQEGGGL, from the coding sequence ATGCAGGGTCGCACCGAAGAGCAACGTATGCTCGTCGATTCGCTGGAGGAACTGGCCGAAAACGAGTTCGCGGAACGGGCGTTCGACTGGGAGGGGGAGATCCCCCTCGAGAACGTGGACGTGCTGGCCGACCGGGGGTTCTTCGGGATCAACATCTCCGAGGAGTACGGCGGCGGGGGGATGACCGAGTTCGAATCCATCCTCGCCATCGAAGCGATCGGTCGGATCTGCCCCGACACCGCGCACTACTACTCCCAGCAGGAACTGCTGGGGCCGCGAGCCCTCGAGATGTTCGGCACCGAAACGGCCAAGGAGGAGTACCTCCCGCCGGTGACCGCGGGCGAAGACGGGATCGCCATCGCCATCTCCGAACCCGAGGCGGGATCGGACGTGAAAGCCATGAACACGACCGTCGAGGACAACGGCGACGGGACGCTGGTCGTCGACGGCGAGAAGACCTGGGTGAGCCTCTTCCCGGAGTGTAGCACCGCCGTGACGTGGGTGAAGTACCCCGAGGGGCTCGGGACGATCCTGTTGCCCCTGGATGCGCCTGGCATCGAGGTCCAGAACCACTACGTGAACATGGTCGGTCACACCCAGACGCACTTCGTCATCGACGAGGTCACCGTTCCCGAGACGAACGTGCTGACCCGCGGCCGCGAGGCCTTCGACGAACAGCTGAAGGCGCTCAACTGGGAGCGGCTCTCGGTCGGTGCCCTCTCGAACGGTATCGCGCTGTGTGCGCTCGACAAGGCCCTCGACTACGCCGACCAGCGCTCGCAGTTCGGACGCGATATCGGGGAGTTCCAGGGGATACAGTGGAAGCTCGCCGACATGGCGACGAAGATCGAGACCTCCCGGGCGCTGGTCTACGAGTCCGGGCGTCAGGCGCTCGAGGCGGGGCGCGTCCCCGACCCGATGCGTAGCTCCATCGTCAAACTGTACTCGCCGAACGTCGCCCAGGAGGTCATCGACGAGTCGCTACAGATCCACGGCGGCAACGGCTACCAGCAGGGTCACCCCCTGGAGTACCTCTACAGGCTGGTCCGCGGGTACCGGATCGGCGGCGGGACCGACGAGATCCAGCGCAACACCATCGCAAAGCTGCTGCAGGAGGGCGGCGGGCTCTGA
- a CDS encoding MBL fold metallo-hydrolase, which produces MRTIKLGNDEFEGENNAYLLSTGDERVLVDTGIDRATVRRDLEGGLESAGCGIEDIDAVVLTHWHYDHAGLAGVVQKASGATVYSHEVDAPLIRQEREAMTDFRTRQFRRFHEWGMPERAIGRLRRLFEEESPEVSGTPPVVDTVSDGDRLQFGEMTLEAIHTPGHTAGHCCFALEGAGDTEAFVGDALLPVYTPNVGGGDGRLDRPLKRYLETLTLLAERGFTRVHPGHRGVVEAPAERAREIRDHHRTRIERVITVLEEHGPADAWTVSDHLFGSLEGIHLLEGPGEAFAHLEHLRQYGIVEDRDGTYHLLEDDPDVESLV; this is translated from the coding sequence ATGCGAACGATCAAGCTCGGAAACGACGAATTCGAGGGGGAGAACAACGCCTATCTCCTGTCTACGGGTGACGAGCGGGTCCTCGTCGACACGGGCATAGACAGGGCGACCGTCAGACGGGACCTCGAGGGCGGCCTCGAGAGCGCCGGGTGCGGGATCGAGGACATCGACGCCGTCGTACTGACTCACTGGCACTACGACCACGCCGGTCTCGCCGGCGTCGTCCAGAAGGCAAGCGGGGCGACGGTCTACAGCCACGAGGTCGACGCGCCGTTGATCCGGCAAGAACGCGAAGCAATGACCGACTTCAGGACCCGTCAGTTCCGACGCTTCCACGAGTGGGGCATGCCCGAGCGGGCCATCGGGCGGCTCAGGCGGCTGTTCGAGGAGGAAAGCCCCGAGGTGTCGGGGACGCCGCCGGTCGTCGACACCGTGTCGGACGGCGATCGGTTGCAGTTCGGCGAAATGACGCTGGAGGCGATCCACACTCCGGGCCACACCGCGGGCCACTGCTGTTTCGCCCTGGAGGGGGCCGGCGATACGGAAGCGTTCGTCGGTGACGCGTTGCTCCCGGTCTACACACCGAACGTCGGCGGGGGCGACGGCCGTCTGGACCGTCCGCTGAAACGATACCTCGAAACGCTCACCTTGCTCGCTGAGCGGGGATTCACACGCGTCCACCCCGGCCATCGGGGCGTCGTCGAAGCGCCCGCCGAACGCGCCCGCGAGATCCGCGACCACCACCGGACACGGATCGAGCGGGTGATAACCGTCCTCGAGGAGCACGGGCCGGCCGACGCCTGGACGGTCAGCGATCACCTCTTCGGTTCGCTGGAGGGGATTCACCTCCTCGAGGGGCCCGGCGAGGCCTTCGCCCACCTGGAGCACCTCCGCCAGTACGGGATCGTCGAGGACCGGGACGGGACCTACCACCTTCTGGAGGACGATCCCGACGTCGAGTCGCTGGTCTGA
- a CDS encoding hydantoinase/oxoprolinase family protein, whose translation MLRLGIDIGGTFTDFTLIDPSTDEATIDKEPTTEAQPERGALRGAKRILSENDARFEDLESVLHGTTLVSNTVIERTGAKTGLLATAGTRDSLELRTGLRYDMSDWKITYPEPLVPRHRRLEVDERIDAAGNVVESIDREAVYERVSTLVEDHGVDAIAVSFLHSYLSGEHERAVAEVVEEHYPDVHVSLSSEVAPVVGEYLRTSTTVLNAYVAPVVENYVETLESDLRTEGFDGNLYMMTSTGGVVGTAVATAEPVRLIESGPAAGVLASKFYAREYGWDDVFSFDMGGTTAKGSAVQDDEVLINYQDDVAREYRFEEGSGYHVVSPLIDLTEIGAGGGSIASVTEHGTIEVGPESAGAEPGPVCYDQGGTEPTVTDALLLLGYLNPENFLGGRIDLAEGKAEEVFSDRLADPLDISVPEAAWHVYDLVSTNMASAFRRYTSSRGIDISGLRMVATGGAGPTHAHRIADAIGIDEIVCPYGAGVGSSIGLTEAPKLYEASSSRHGVVAALDAETIRAEFRALREEAEAALAKTNADIDDTETSISMDMRHVQQGYEIKVPFPEHDLEEVTPEIASERFAEVYREQFNRDVLDHPIEVRNYHLQLSEPTEAGLPKLTGVGGSTPSPSDREMYFQRTGRLEAPVHAWNDLDAGERIDGPVVVEATETTAVVGPDSTLEVKPGKDLLIDTGDSR comes from the coding sequence ATGCTACGGCTTGGCATAGACATCGGTGGTACGTTCACCGACTTCACGCTGATAGACCCCTCGACCGACGAGGCCACGATCGACAAGGAGCCGACGACGGAAGCCCAACCGGAACGGGGTGCGCTGCGGGGAGCGAAACGCATCCTCTCGGAGAACGACGCCCGGTTCGAGGACCTCGAGTCCGTGCTTCACGGAACGACGCTCGTGTCGAACACCGTCATCGAACGGACGGGGGCGAAAACGGGGCTGCTCGCTACCGCCGGCACCCGGGATTCGCTGGAGCTTCGTACGGGGCTCCGGTACGACATGTCCGACTGGAAGATCACGTATCCGGAGCCGCTGGTCCCCCGGCACCGTCGCCTCGAGGTGGACGAACGGATCGACGCCGCCGGGAACGTCGTCGAGTCGATCGACCGGGAGGCGGTGTACGAACGGGTCTCGACCCTCGTGGAGGACCACGGCGTCGACGCCATCGCCGTCTCGTTTCTCCACTCGTACCTCTCGGGGGAGCACGAACGTGCCGTCGCGGAGGTCGTCGAGGAGCACTACCCCGACGTACACGTTTCGCTGTCCTCGGAGGTGGCTCCCGTCGTCGGCGAGTACCTCCGGACCTCGACGACGGTGCTGAACGCCTACGTCGCACCGGTCGTCGAAAACTACGTCGAGACGCTGGAGAGCGACCTCCGGACCGAAGGGTTCGACGGGAACCTCTACATGATGACCTCGACGGGCGGGGTCGTGGGGACGGCGGTCGCAACCGCCGAACCCGTCAGGCTGATCGAGTCCGGGCCGGCGGCGGGCGTCCTCGCGAGCAAGTTCTACGCCCGGGAGTACGGCTGGGACGACGTCTTCTCGTTCGACATGGGCGGGACGACCGCGAAGGGATCCGCCGTACAGGACGACGAGGTGCTGATAAACTACCAGGACGACGTCGCCCGCGAATACCGCTTCGAGGAGGGCAGCGGCTACCACGTCGTCTCCCCGCTGATCGACCTCACGGAGATCGGCGCCGGCGGCGGGAGCATCGCCAGCGTCACCGAACACGGCACCATCGAGGTCGGTCCCGAGAGCGCGGGCGCCGAGCCCGGCCCGGTCTGTTACGACCAGGGCGGAACCGAACCGACGGTTACGGACGCACTGCTGTTGCTCGGCTATCTCAACCCCGAGAACTTCCTGGGCGGTCGGATCGACCTCGCCGAGGGAAAGGCCGAAGAGGTCTTTTCGGATCGACTCGCCGATCCGCTCGACATCTCCGTGCCCGAAGCGGCGTGGCACGTCTACGACCTGGTGAGCACGAACATGGCGTCGGCCTTCCGCCGGTACACCTCCAGCAGGGGGATCGACATCAGCGGTCTCCGGATGGTGGCGACCGGGGGGGCAGGGCCGACCCACGCCCACCGGATCGCCGACGCGATCGGTATCGACGAGATCGTCTGTCCGTACGGTGCCGGCGTCGGGTCGTCGATCGGGCTGACCGAAGCGCCGAAGCTCTACGAGGCGAGTTCGAGTCGGCACGGCGTGGTGGCCGCGCTGGACGCCGAAACGATCCGAGCGGAGTTCCGCGCGCTACGCGAGGAGGCCGAGGCGGCGCTGGCGAAGACCAACGCCGACATCGACGACACCGAGACCTCGATCAGTATGGATATGCGACACGTCCAGCAGGGCTACGAGATAAAGGTCCCGTTCCCGGAGCACGACCTCGAGGAAGTAACGCCCGAGATCGCCAGCGAGCGGTTCGCCGAGGTGTACCGCGAGCAGTTCAACCGCGACGTGCTCGATCACCCGATCGAGGTGCGGAACTACCACCTCCAGCTGTCGGAACCGACCGAGGCCGGCCTCCCGAAGCTGACGGGGGTGGGGGGATCGACCCCCTCCCCCAGTGACCGCGAGATGTACTTCCAGCGAACCGGGCGACTCGAGGCGCCCGTCCACGCGTGGAACGACCTCGATGCCGGCGAGCGGATCGACGGACCGGTGGTGGTGGAGGCGACCGAGACGACCGCCGTCGTCGGCCCGGATTCGACGCTCGAAGTGAAACCCGGCAAGGACCTCCTCATCGATACAGGTGATTCCCGATGA